One bacterium DNA segment encodes these proteins:
- a CDS encoding polyprenol monophosphomannose synthase has translation PRLIQAAGDSDVVVGSRYINGVNVVNWPLSRLMLSYFASLYTRWITGMKLRDCTSGFKCFHRRVLQAINLDSIQSDGYSFQIEMSFRAIHRGFHIREIPIIFIDRRAGTSKMSKRIVREAIWMVWKLKWLQISGRL, from the coding sequence CCGCGCTTGATCCAGGCCGCCGGTGACAGCGATGTAGTGGTCGGTTCGCGCTACATCAACGGCGTCAATGTGGTCAACTGGCCGTTGAGCCGGTTGATGTTGAGCTATTTCGCCAGCCTATACACGCGTTGGATAACCGGCATGAAGCTCCGCGATTGCACCAGCGGTTTTAAATGCTTTCATCGCCGGGTGCTGCAGGCGATCAATCTTGATTCCATTCAATCGGACGGCTATTCTTTTCAGATTGAGATGAGTTTCCGCGCGATCCACCGAGGCTTTCACATTCGCGAGATCCCGATCATTTTTATCGATCGGCGCGCAGGCACTTCAAAAATGTCCAAACGGATTGTACGCGAGGCGATCTGGATGGTGTGGAAATTAAAATGGCTGCAGATTTCCGGCAGGCTTTAA